One window of the Leptotrichia massiliensis genome contains the following:
- the cas13a gene encoding type VI-A CRISPR-associated RNA-guided ribonuclease Cas13a, translating to MKITKIDGISHKKYIKEGKLVKSTSEENKTDERLSELLTIRLDTYIKNPDNASEEENRIRRENLKEFFSNKVLYLKDGILYLKDRREKNQLQNKNYSEEDISEYDLKNKNNFLVLKKILLNEDINSEELEIFRNDFEKKLDKINSLKYSLEENKANYQKINENNIKKVEGKSKRNIFYNYYKDSAKRNDYINNIQEAFDKLYKKEDIENLFFLIENSKKHEKYKIRECYHKIIGRKNDKENFATIIYEEIQNVNNMKELIEKVPNVSELKKSQVFYKYYLNKEKLNDENIKYVFCHFVEIEMSKLLKNYVYKKPSNISNDKVKRIFEYQSLKKLIENKLLNKLDTYVRNCGKYSFYLQDGEIATSDFIVGNRQNEAFLRNIIGVSSTAYFSLRNILETENENDITGRMRGKTVKNNKGEEKYISGEIDKLYDNNKQNEVKKNLKMFYSYDFNMNSKKEIEDFFSNIDEAISSIRHGIVHFNLELEGKDIFTFKNIVPSQISKKMFHDEINEKKLKLKIFKQLNSANVFRYLEKYKILNYLNRTRFEFVNKNIPFVPSFTKLYSRIDDLKNSLGIYWKTPKTNDDNKTKEITDAQIYLLKNIYYGEFLNYFMSNNGNFFEITKEIIELNKNDKRNLKTGFYKLQKFENLQEKTPKEYLANIQSLYMINAGNQDEEEKDTYIDFIQKIFLKGFMTYLANNGRLSLIYIGSDEETNTSLAEKKQEFDKFLKKYEQNNNIEIPYEINEFVREIKLGKILKYTERLNMFYLILKLLNHKELTNLKGSLEKYQSANKEEAFSDQLELINLLNLDNNRVTEDFELEADEIGKFLDFNGNKVKDNKELKKFDTNKIYFDGENIIKHRAFYNIKKYGMLNLLEKISDEAKYKISIEELKNYSKKKNEIEENHTTQENLHRKYARPRKDEKFTDEDYKKYEKAIRNIQQYTHLKNKVEFNELNLLQSLLLRILHRLVGYTSIWERDLRFRLKGEFPENQYIEEIFNFDNSKNVKYKNGQIVEKYINFYKELYKDDTEKISIYSDKKVKELKKEKKDLYIRNYIAHFNYIPNAEISLLEMLENLRKLLSYDRKLKNAIMKSIVDILKEYGFVVTFKIEKDKKIRIESLKSEEVVHLKKLKLKDNDKKKEPIKTYRNSKELCKLVKVMFEYKMKEKKSEN from the coding sequence ATGAAAATCACAAAAATTGATGGAATTTCACATAAAAAATATATTAAAGAAGGAAAATTGGTAAAAAGTACGAGTGAAGAAAATAAGACTGATGAAAGATTGTCAGAACTTTTAACTATAAGACTTGATACGTATATAAAAAATCCTGATAATGCAAGTGAAGAAGAAAATAGAATAAGAAGAGAAAATTTAAAAGAATTTTTTTCAAATAAAGTATTGTATTTAAAAGATGGTATTCTGTATTTAAAGGATAGGAGAGAAAAAAATCAATTACAGAATAAAAATTATTCTGAAGAAGATATTTCAGAATATGATTTAAAAAACAAAAATAATTTTTTGGTTTTAAAGAAAATACTGTTAAATGAAGATATAAATTCTGAAGAATTAGAAATATTTAGAAACGATTTTGAGAAAAAATTGGATAAGATAAATTCTTTAAAATATTCACTTGAAGAAAATAAAGCTAATTATCAAAAGATTAATGAAAATAATATAAAAAAAGTTGAAGGAAAAAGCAAAAGAAACATTTTTTACAATTATTACAAAGACTCAGCAAAACGTAATGATTATATAAATAATATACAAGAAGCATTTGATAAATTATACAAAAAAGAAGATATTGAGAATTTATTTTTTTTAATAGAAAATTCAAAAAAACATGAAAAATATAAAATAAGGGAATGCTATCACAAAATAATTGGAAGAAAAAATGATAAAGAAAATTTTGCAACAATTATTTATGAAGAAATACAGAATGTAAATAATATGAAAGAATTAATTGAGAAAGTTCCAAATGTAAGCGAATTAAAAAAATCTCAAGTATTTTATAAATATTATTTGAATAAAGAGAAACTTAATGATGAAAATATAAAATATGTTTTTTGTCATTTTGTAGAAATTGAAATGAGTAAACTTCTGAAAAATTATGTGTATAAAAAACCAAGTAATATAAGTAATGATAAAGTGAAAAGAATATTTGAATATCAGAGTTTAAAAAAATTAATAGAAAATAAATTACTAAATAAATTGGATACTTATGTAAGAAATTGTGGAAAATACAGTTTTTATTTACAGGATGGAGAAATTGCGACAAGTGATTTTATTGTTGGGAATAGACAAAATGAAGCATTTTTACGAAATATAATTGGGGTTTCTTCTACTGCATATTTTTCATTGAGAAATATTCTTGAAACTGAAAATGAGAATGATATTACAGGAAGAATGAGAGGAAAGACTGTAAAAAATAATAAGGGCGAAGAAAAATATATTTCTGGAGAAATTGATAAATTATATGATAATAATAAACAAAATGAAGTGAAAAAAAATTTAAAAATGTTCTATAGTTATGATTTTAATATGAATAGCAAAAAGGAAATTGAAGATTTTTTTTCAAATATTGATGAAGCTATTAGCAGTATTAGACATGGGATTGTGCATTTTAATTTGGAATTAGAAGGGAAAGATATATTTACATTTAAAAATATAGTTCCTTCTCAAATTTCAAAAAAAATGTTTCACGATGAAATAAATGAGAAAAAATTGAAATTGAAGATATTTAAGCAGTTAAATAGTGCAAATGTATTTAGATATTTGGAAAAATATAAAATATTAAATTATTTAAATAGAACACGATTTGAGTTTGTTAATAAAAATATTCCATTTGTTCCGTCATTTACAAAATTGTACAGCAGGATAGATGATTTAAAAAATAGTCTAGGTATTTATTGGAAAACTCCGAAAACAAATGATGATAATAAAACTAAAGAAATTACAGATGCTCAGATATATCTTTTAAAAAATATTTATTATGGTGAATTTTTAAATTATTTTATGAGCAATAATGGGAATTTTTTTGAGATAACCAAAGAAATAATTGAGTTAAATAAAAATGATAAAAGAAATTTAAAAACTGGATTTTATAAACTTCAAAAATTTGAAAATCTTCAAGAAAAAACTCCTAAAGAATATCTTGCAAATATACAAAGCCTTTATATGATTAATGCTGGAAATCAGGATGAAGAGGAAAAAGATACATATATTGACTTTATACAAAAAATATTTTTAAAAGGATTTATGACTTACTTAGCAAATAACGGAAGATTAAGCCTTATATATATTGGAAGCGATGAAGAAACAAATACTTCTTTAGCAGAAAAAAAACAAGAGTTTGATAAATTCTTGAAAAAATATGAACAAAATAATAATATTGAAATTCCATATGAAATAAATGAATTTGTAAGAGAGATAAAATTAGGAAAGATATTAAAATACACTGAAAGATTGAATATGTTTTATCTAATTCTAAAATTACTTAATCATAAAGAATTGACTAATTTGAAAGGAAGTCTTGAAAAATATCAGAGTGCAAATAAAGAAGAGGCTTTTTCAGATCAACTTGAACTTATAAATCTTTTAAACTTAGATAATAATAGAGTAACAGAAGATTTTGAATTAGAAGCGGATGAAATTGGGAAGTTTTTAGATTTTAATGGAAATAAGGTAAAAGATAATAAAGAATTGAAGAAATTTGACACAAATAAAATATATTTTGATGGAGAAAATATTATAAAGCATAGAGCTTTTTATAATATAAAAAAATACGGGATGTTAAATTTACTTGAGAAAATATCTGATGAGGCAAAGTACAAAATAAGTATTGAAGAATTAAAAAATTACAGTAAGAAAAAAAATGAAATAGAAGAAAATCATACAACCCAGGAAAATTTACATAGAAAATATGCAAGACCTAGAAAAGATGAAAAATTTACTGATGAAGATTATAAAAAATATGAGAAGGCAATCAGAAATATACAGCAATATACTCATTTGAAAAATAAAGTTGAATTTAATGAATTAAATTTATTGCAAAGTTTACTATTAAGAATACTTCATAGGCTTGTAGGATATACTTCAATTTGGGAAAGGGATCTAAGATTTAGATTAAAAGGTGAATTTCCTGAAAATCAGTATATTGAAGAAATATTTAATTTTGATAATAGCAAGAATGTAAAATATAAAAATGGGCAGATTGTTGAAAAGTATATAAATTTTTATAAAGAATTATATAAAGACGATACAGAAAAAATAAGTATCTATTCTGATAAAAAAGTAAAAGAATTAAAAAAAGAGAAAAAAGATTTGTATATAAGAAATTATATAGCACATTTTAACTATATTCCGAATGCTGAAATTTCACTTTTAGAAATGTTGGAAAATCTAAGAAAACTACTTTCTTATGACAGAAAACTTAAAAATGCAATTATGAAATCAATAGTGGATATATTGAAAGAATATGGTTTTGTGGTAACATTTAAGATAGAAAAGGATAAAAAGATAAGAATAGAAAGTTTAAAATCAGAAGAAGTTGTACATTTGAAAAAACTGAAACTAAAAGATAATGATAAAAAGAAAGAACCGATAAAAACCTATAGAAATTCAAAAGAATTGTGTAAACTTGTGAAAGTTATGTTTGAGTATAAAATGAAAGAAAAAAAATCTGAAAACTAA
- a CDS encoding PD-(D/E)XK nuclease family protein — MKISYKGIGSDLKNILFKEFEKNENTLFVFENMASFFEIKREFLQNEEIQQELGIFQNFKMMNSYDFYENVFVTDKIVVKEEKQVVLFYNALTEKLKRDMKVNNYYDIIDVAYNYYNLFAELQEYKIDLEKIELEKWQVETFGTLVEIDNEMKKVVHQKGLILPYMLRNVENISDNFLNKFSKICFVNKVKITPFEKELIGEIENRGITVENILQLSENDFNEEKLKIKDSFSLPAREIFESKNINVEIHEFSSKFGELLGLVKKLEQVEKDSKKASKKNEDARENYRIFEAKENSEEVKSDYQLLKQKKISSNLEITMKDTKIYKILNLIYNLLDNLREIDRKDKEKLFLFRTKDFYDAYKSNDLLNIFNLKESYQIFQDLVSKDYKYISREELERINQEDLKKLEKETQKAKFKEIYKQRMTAISKIIEFVKELEKIYEYTTLAEYSDYLEKIYLNNERKVKEDKNVKDKYFEALSEMLVLEDFSFDNLWDKFFNENISANLLKLFLKYLDKKSIGLNLEDSAEEDLENRFAINSFENISETTKENIIILNLQDSFPKIKMNNFLFSKIQRSKMGLPTSDDKKLIGMFKIYQNILSAKNVYLAYIKDLENNIDSASVIEELKLKYGIGVIKGEISEAEELYFVKKYFLKDRKEKWEKREIGDFIPSKLEKDLNKIKNEKLKLGYYSFQEMRDCEYGYYLKKSIGEQEVEEIEDEINVKIFGTIIHSFYENVVMKNKADLENKTFKIDRNQLAEILEKVLNSFDYKVPKEYLEFYKKVSFEEILKSAEKYFDELIKKLETENDIEIYFEERIKLSSEKELFENVSINGVTDLHIKTSNKNYLFDYKSGKLRDGQKGYKTDKVYKAMEQLDYYSLMLENDNNENIEKIIVDTWEGKLVPDERSDDKILTSKDVEDVIYKYRNEEFYDLGNIKNQKNYLYKEYINICRGEDELSDDE, encoded by the coding sequence ATGAAAATTAGTTATAAAGGGATTGGCTCTGATTTAAAGAATATATTGTTTAAAGAGTTTGAAAAGAATGAAAATACGCTTTTTGTCTTTGAAAATATGGCTTCGTTTTTTGAGATAAAAAGGGAATTTTTACAGAATGAGGAAATACAGCAGGAATTAGGGATTTTTCAGAATTTTAAGATGATGAATAGTTATGATTTTTATGAGAATGTATTTGTTACTGATAAAATTGTGGTAAAAGAAGAGAAACAGGTTGTGCTGTTTTACAATGCTTTGACTGAGAAGCTGAAAAGGGATATGAAGGTTAATAATTATTATGATATTATTGATGTTGCCTATAATTACTACAATTTATTTGCAGAATTGCAGGAATATAAGATTGATTTGGAAAAAATTGAGCTGGAGAAATGGCAAGTTGAAACTTTTGGAACTTTGGTTGAGATTGATAATGAGATGAAAAAAGTTGTGCACCAGAAAGGGCTTATTTTGCCGTATATGCTTAGAAATGTAGAAAATATTTCGGACAATTTTTTGAATAAATTTTCTAAAATTTGCTTTGTGAATAAAGTTAAAATTACTCCATTTGAAAAGGAGTTAATTGGAGAAATTGAAAATAGAGGGATTACTGTTGAAAATATTTTGCAGCTTTCGGAAAATGATTTTAATGAGGAAAAGTTGAAAATAAAGGACAGTTTTTCATTGCCCGCAAGAGAGATTTTTGAGTCAAAAAATATAAATGTGGAAATTCATGAATTTAGCAGTAAATTTGGAGAATTATTAGGATTAGTGAAAAAATTAGAACAAGTTGAGAAGGATAGTAAAAAGGCAAGTAAGAAAAATGAAGATGCGAGAGAAAATTATAGAATTTTTGAGGCTAAGGAAAATTCTGAAGAGGTAAAAAGTGATTATCAGCTTTTAAAACAGAAAAAAATTTCTTCAAATTTAGAAATAACTATGAAAGATACGAAAATATACAAAATACTGAATTTAATTTACAATTTGCTAGACAATCTGAGGGAAATCGATAGAAAAGACAAGGAAAAACTGTTTCTGTTTAGAACGAAAGACTTTTATGACGCATACAAATCCAATGATTTACTTAATATTTTTAATTTGAAAGAAAGCTATCAGATTTTTCAAGATTTGGTTTCAAAAGATTATAAATACATTTCACGAGAGGAATTGGAACGAATTAATCAAGAAGATTTGAAAAAATTGGAAAAAGAAACTCAAAAAGCGAAATTTAAAGAAATTTATAAGCAAAGAATGACTGCTATCAGTAAAATTATTGAATTTGTCAAAGAGCTGGAAAAGATTTATGAATACACGACATTGGCGGAATATAGCGATTATTTGGAAAAAATCTATCTAAATAACGAAAGGAAAGTAAAAGAAGATAAAAATGTGAAAGATAAATACTTTGAAGCTTTATCCGAAATGCTCGTGTTAGAAGATTTTAGCTTTGATAATTTGTGGGATAAATTTTTTAACGAAAATATTTCAGCCAATTTGTTGAAATTATTTTTGAAATATTTGGATAAAAAATCGATTGGACTGAATTTGGAGGACAGTGCAGAAGAAGATTTGGAAAACAGATTTGCAATAAACTCATTTGAAAATATTTCAGAAACAACCAAGGAAAATATAATTATTTTAAATTTACAGGATTCATTTCCAAAAATAAAAATGAATAATTTTTTATTCTCAAAAATTCAACGTTCAAAAATGGGACTTCCAACAAGTGATGACAAGAAGCTGATTGGAATGTTTAAAATTTACCAAAATATACTTAGTGCAAAAAATGTATATTTAGCCTATATTAAAGACTTGGAAAACAATATTGATTCAGCAAGTGTTATCGAGGAATTGAAACTGAAGTATGGAATTGGAGTTATAAAAGGTGAAATAAGCGAGGCTGAAGAACTTTATTTTGTAAAAAAATATTTTTTAAAAGATAGAAAAGAAAAATGGGAAAAAAGGGAAATTGGAGATTTTATTCCGTCAAAACTGGAAAAAGATCTTAATAAAATAAAAAATGAAAAATTGAAATTGGGGTATTATTCATTTCAAGAAATGAGAGACTGTGAGTACGGATATTATCTGAAAAAATCAATTGGAGAGCAGGAAGTTGAAGAGATTGAAGATGAAATAAATGTTAAAATATTTGGAACAATAATTCACTCTTTTTATGAAAATGTCGTTATGAAAAACAAAGCAGACTTGGAGAATAAAACTTTCAAAATTGATAGAAACCAGCTGGCAGAAATTTTGGAAAAAGTGCTTAATTCATTTGATTATAAAGTTCCTAAAGAATATTTGGAGTTTTATAAAAAAGTGTCGTTTGAGGAAATTTTAAAATCAGCAGAAAAATATTTTGATGAATTAATTAAGAAACTGGAAACAGAAAACGATATTGAAATTTACTTTGAGGAAAGAATAAAATTATCTTCAGAAAAAGAACTGTTTGAAAATGTGTCTATTAATGGAGTTACAGATTTGCATATAAAAACGAGTAATAAAAATTACTTATTTGATTATAAGTCAGGGAAATTGAGAGATGGACAAAAGGGTTATAAAACTGATAAAGTTTATAAAGCAATGGAACAGCTGGATTATTATTCATTAATGCTAGAAAATGACAATAATGAAAATATTGAAAAAATTATTGTAGATACTTGGGAAGGTAAGTTAGTGCCAGACGAGAGATCGGATGATAAAATACTAACTTCAAAAGATGTTGAAGATGTGATTTATAAATATCGAAATGAAGAATTTTATGATTTAGGTAATATCAAAAACCAAAAAAATTATCTTTACAAAGAATACATAAATATTTGTAGAGGGGAGGATGAATTAAGCGATGATGAATAA
- a CDS encoding UvrD-helicase domain-containing protein, translating to MNNIILKASAGTGKTYRLSLEFIANLIRGVNYKNIVVMTFTKKATAEIKERIFDFLYQIAFDKGNSTELEKNLKEIYKFDNLNKKELQNIYFEMIKNKEDIRISTIDRFTNQIFKNAIAPYFNIYNYEIFEKETDEFYSKVLIKIIENEEVFQKFKFIFDEKKEKKNIAVYIKIIEEILEMHPKFVLAGDLNKIEENTEKVSYNFLNSLDDIVETLEEASNKKESKSIYKKEYETFFLEYTKVLKNQEFNENEKLKEKLELVQQNKDLLIMIKEDETYWKKAVVNDTKKIDMSAERESVEKSKEQLKERLSKYIYLTEVLPLDKKLKNIAQIIFNIAQKIKISSKRFTYNDILVYTYEFIFNKELKFVENDKVTEEFLELIGGKIDTIMIDEFQDTSILQWKILKLMMNTSENIICVGDEKQSIYNWRGGEKELFEKLETMIQGNIQTLDKSYRSYKQIIENVNKIFNGYDSNWNYTDSGYREDEEYQRGYFGYFIQDTKEDKEKIYTKIIDMIKDGQIKNLGKSAIICRKNIHLKEIATALNEAKIPYTLESKATILEYKPIVPMYQLIKFFAFDNFKYLLEFVRSDLVGGLNSHVKYLLENKNEIMKYIAGNSKINSFEEFINIQKDDKIKEKLLEYKKVNTLERNGLIFEEIINKIRDLKVLSINLNDKYQKENFSRKLVEKFEITKFYSTNSDLKNIFIFFNILKKYSNLYEFITFAEEEKENLKQVSSKDINAINLLTIHASKGLEFDTVFYYKRETNKGRTDKDNFKSYLDFDEKFNIVKKFIVLFTDYNKKMFENELSEMRDNNSQKEMMEEINNDYVALTRAKKNLILLFDAEITKDKRYADSLVKRVVDVYEDENRYEIGEIVESEIPEETTDTSDVKVSNNLFETYFDDDKFVVKKSSNTLENEFKRKKGLAMHYYFEHISNNLENDKLIAKSALLSRYGNMLGKKIVEELIVRMEKFIEKNSDIYDEKYKVYTEFEIYDSEGKKRIIDRINIDENNKKIYIYDYKTGFEPETNEKYQEQINEYRDILSKKVSADYEIDVQLLEV from the coding sequence ATGAATAATATAATTTTGAAAGCTAGTGCAGGAACTGGAAAAACATACAGACTATCGCTAGAGTTTATAGCTAATCTGATACGAGGTGTTAATTACAAAAACATAGTTGTAATGACTTTTACAAAAAAAGCTACAGCTGAAATTAAAGAGAGAATTTTTGATTTTTTATATCAAATCGCTTTTGATAAAGGAAATAGCACAGAATTAGAAAAAAATTTAAAAGAAATTTATAAATTTGATAATTTGAATAAAAAAGAATTACAAAATATTTATTTTGAAATGATAAAAAATAAAGAGGACATTCGGATTTCTACCATTGACCGTTTTACTAACCAAATCTTTAAAAATGCGATAGCACCGTATTTTAATATTTACAATTATGAGATTTTTGAGAAGGAAACAGATGAATTTTATTCAAAAGTTTTGATAAAAATAATTGAAAATGAAGAAGTTTTTCAAAAATTCAAATTTATTTTTGATGAAAAAAAAGAGAAAAAAAATATCGCAGTCTATATAAAAATTATTGAAGAAATATTGGAAATGCATCCAAAATTTGTTTTGGCAGGGGACTTAAATAAAATAGAAGAAAATACAGAAAAAGTATCGTATAATTTTTTAAATAGTTTAGATGATATTGTAGAAACATTAGAAGAGGCCTCTAATAAAAAAGAAAGTAAAAGCATCTATAAAAAAGAATATGAAACTTTTTTTCTTGAATATACAAAAGTTTTAAAAAATCAAGAGTTTAATGAAAATGAAAAATTAAAAGAAAAATTAGAATTGGTTCAACAAAATAAAGATCTATTAATAATGATTAAAGAGGACGAGACATATTGGAAAAAGGCGGTTGTAAACGATACTAAAAAAATAGATATGTCAGCAGAGAGAGAAAGTGTTGAAAAAAGTAAAGAGCAACTTAAAGAAAGATTATCTAAATACATCTATTTGACGGAAGTACTGCCATTAGACAAAAAATTAAAAAATATTGCTCAAATTATATTTAATATTGCTCAAAAAATCAAAATTTCTTCAAAAAGATTTACTTACAACGATATTTTGGTGTACACGTATGAATTTATTTTCAATAAAGAACTAAAATTTGTGGAAAATGATAAAGTTACAGAAGAATTTCTTGAATTAATCGGCGGGAAAATAGACACAATCATGATTGATGAATTTCAAGATACGAGCATTTTGCAGTGGAAAATTTTGAAATTAATGATGAATACTTCGGAAAATATTATTTGTGTTGGTGATGAAAAACAGAGCATTTATAATTGGCGTGGTGGAGAAAAGGAATTATTTGAAAAATTAGAAACAATGATTCAAGGAAATATTCAAACTCTAGATAAATCGTATAGAAGTTACAAGCAAATTATCGAGAATGTTAATAAAATATTTAATGGCTATGATTCTAATTGGAATTATACAGATTCTGGCTATAGGGAAGATGAAGAGTATCAAAGAGGATATTTTGGATATTTTATTCAAGATACAAAGGAAGACAAAGAAAAAATTTATACAAAAATTATTGACATGATAAAAGATGGTCAAATAAAAAATCTGGGAAAGAGTGCAATTATCTGTCGTAAAAATATTCATTTAAAAGAAATTGCGACAGCGTTGAATGAGGCAAAAATTCCGTATACACTTGAAAGTAAGGCAACTATTTTGGAGTACAAGCCTATTGTTCCAATGTATCAACTAATTAAATTTTTTGCATTTGATAATTTTAAATATTTGTTAGAATTTGTGAGAAGTGACTTAGTTGGTGGATTAAATAGCCATGTAAAATATCTGCTAGAAAATAAAAATGAGATTATGAAGTATATTGCCGGAAATTCTAAAATAAATAGCTTTGAAGAGTTTATTAATATTCAAAAAGATGATAAGATAAAAGAAAAACTTTTAGAATATAAAAAAGTTAATACTTTAGAAAGAAATGGACTAATTTTTGAGGAAATTATCAATAAAATTAGGGATTTGAAAGTCTTGTCAATAAACTTAAATGATAAATATCAAAAAGAAAATTTTTCAAGAAAACTTGTTGAGAAATTTGAAATAACAAAATTTTATTCAACAAACAGTGATTTGAAAAACATTTTTATATTTTTTAACATTTTGAAAAAATACAGTAATTTATATGAATTTATAACATTTGCCGAAGAAGAAAAGGAAAATTTGAAACAGGTTAGCAGCAAGGATATAAATGCGATAAATTTGCTGACGATTCATGCTTCAAAAGGATTAGAATTTGATACGGTATTTTATTATAAAAGAGAAACAAATAAGGGGCGTACAGATAAAGATAATTTTAAAAGCTATTTAGATTTTGATGAAAAATTTAATATTGTAAAAAAATTTATTGTGCTTTTTACAGATTATAATAAAAAAATGTTTGAGAATGAATTGAGTGAAATGAGAGATAATAATTCTCAAAAAGAAATGATGGAAGAAATTAACAATGATTATGTTGCATTGACTCGTGCTAAAAAAAATCTGATATTATTATTTGACGCTGAAATAACAAAAGACAAACGATATGCTGATTCTTTAGTGAAAAGAGTGGTTGATGTTTATGAAGATGAAAACAGATATGAAATAGGTGAAATTGTAGAATCGGAAATTCCTGAAGAAACAACAGATACTTCAGATGTAAAAGTGAGCAATAATTTATTTGAAACGTATTTTGATGATGATAAATTTGTTGTAAAAAAATCTTCAAATACATTGGAAAATGAGTTTAAACGTAAAAAAGGGCTTGCAATGCACTACTACTTTGAACATATTTCAAATAATCTGGAAAATGATAAATTAATTGCAAAATCTGCACTTTTGAGCCGATATGGAAATATGCTTGGGAAAAAGATTGTAGAAGAATTAATTGTCAGAATGGAAAAATTCATTGAAAAAAATAGCGATATTTATGATGAGAAATACAAAGTTTATACAGAATTTGAAATTTATGATTCTGAAGGGAAAAAACGTATCATTGATAGAATTAACATTGATGAAAATAACAAGAAAATCTATATTTATGATTATAAGACTGGATTTGAGCCTGAAACAAATGAGAAATATCAGGAACAGATTAATGAATATAGGGATATTTTAAGCAAAAAAGTTTCGGCAGATTATGAAATTGATGTTCAATTGTTAGAAGTTTAA
- a CDS encoding manganese-dependent inorganic pyrophosphatase, translating into MSILVFGHKNPDTDTICSAITYAELKNKLGKDVKAVRLGEINEETKYALNYFKVEKPELVENVAGKEIILVDHNERTQTAEGFEEAKVLELIDHHRISNFNVDEPLYARLEPVGCTATIILKLFKENNLVPSKETAGLMLSAIISDTLLFKSPTCTECDVKAGKELAEIAGVNADEYGLEMLKAGTALGDKSEAELLNMDMKIFEIDGAKIGVAQVNTVNEAEVLERKEKLLAEIDNIITKEGLKFFTFAITNILSNDSVALVSGDGNDIIEKAFGEKVDSNLVTLKGVVSRKKQIIPPLTKAIQG; encoded by the coding sequence ATGTCAATATTAGTTTTTGGACACAAAAATCCAGATACAGATACAATTTGTTCAGCAATTACTTATGCGGAACTGAAAAATAAATTAGGAAAAGATGTTAAGGCTGTAAGACTTGGGGAAATTAATGAGGAAACTAAGTATGCCTTGAACTATTTTAAAGTTGAAAAGCCTGAATTAGTGGAAAATGTGGCTGGAAAAGAAATAATTCTGGTAGATCACAATGAGAGAACTCAAACTGCTGAAGGATTTGAAGAAGCAAAAGTTCTGGAACTAATTGATCATCACAGAATTTCAAACTTCAATGTGGATGAGCCTTTATATGCAAGATTAGAGCCTGTTGGATGTACTGCGACAATTATCTTAAAATTATTTAAGGAAAACAATCTTGTACCAAGTAAGGAAACTGCGGGACTTATGTTAAGCGCCATTATTTCAGATACATTATTGTTCAAATCGCCAACTTGTACAGAATGTGATGTGAAGGCTGGTAAGGAACTGGCTGAAATCGCTGGAGTAAATGCGGATGAGTATGGGCTTGAAATGTTAAAGGCTGGAACTGCACTTGGAGATAAATCTGAAGCAGAACTGTTAAATATGGATATGAAAATCTTTGAAATTGATGGTGCAAAAATCGGTGTTGCACAAGTTAATACTGTAAATGAAGCAGAAGTTTTGGAAAGAAAAGAAAAATTACTTGCTGAAATTGATAATATTATTACAAAAGAAGGATTAAAATTCTTTACGTTTGCAATTACAAATATTTTATCAAATGATTCTGTGGCTCTAGTTTCAGGAGATGGAAATGATATTATTGAAAAAGCATTTGGAGAAAAAGTCGACAGCAACTTAGTAACTTTGAAAGGTGTTGTTTCAAGAAAGAAACAAATTATTCCGCCATTGACAAAAGCAATTCAAGGGTAA